From a single Cotesia glomerata isolate CgM1 linkage group LG6, MPM_Cglom_v2.3, whole genome shotgun sequence genomic region:
- the LOC123267655 gene encoding E3 ubiquitin-protein ligase TRAIP-like isoform X2: MHVSCPICVSRIESGDDIVSTNCGHVFHYPCLTQWLERSKSCPQCREKTSSSRIHRLYFNVPNSESIRDDPVLLQERVDNMQFQVMLKDKEISNLKDESHKYKIQAAGLRKEVLKLESDVEQKKNTIGALKEQAKHFKAASDEARKFKEQAELYKTKLNDIKDVQMVLLSTDQEVNDIVTSTDERKLSIYVTALKKELTKCTENRRYHREQIRKLRDDLMKANGEIDCLREQSKKTHIEEVIITLEAENQALKNRLEEVLNSQNLETSGAETKRDDKTYTKSNLQENVLTAKDTNATNRHSDKKRSGVRDEKDLTGINPRYKVQNIVPDMKRKLSSMNTASNLPGSSILAKKPRPAYDPMALTRPRDDTYISDGLGGYKKYEEFPTSNRTGMKKKSVRSNSASGRNSTSQKDLLNFKIDNFVDLT; encoded by the exons atgcacGTGTCATGCCCTATTTGTGTTTCGCGCATAGAATCCGGTGATGATATTGTTTCGACAAACTGCGGTCATGTTTTTCATTATCCTTGTTTGACACAATGGCTGGAGag atCAAAATCCTGTCCGCAGTGTCGTGAAAAAACAAGCAGCTCAAGAATACACCGCCTGTACTTTAATGTCCCTAACAGCGAATCAATCCGCGATGATCCTGTGCTCCTTCAAGAACGCGTTGACAACATGCAGTTCCAGGTAATGCTTAAAGACAAGGAAATATCTAATCTGAAGGATGAGtcccataaatacaaaatacaaGCAGCTGGTCTGAGGAAAGAAGTCTTAAAGCTAGAAAGTGATGTtgagcagaaaaaaaataccattGGAGCCTTGAAGGAGCAGGCGAAGCACTTCAAAGCTGCCAGTGATGAAGCGAGAAAGTTTAAAGAGCAAGCTGAGTTGTATAAGACTAAACTGAACGATATCAAAGA TGTACAAATGGTCTTATTGTCGACGGATCAGGAAGTCAATGATATTGTTACTTCCACAGATGAACGTAAACTTTCTATTTACGTCACTGCTTTAAAAAA aGAGTTGACCAAGTGTACGGAAAATCGTCGCTACCACAGGGAACAAATCAGAAAATTACGGGATGATTTAATGAAAGCTAATGGTGAAATAGATTGTTTACGTGAGCAGTCAAAAAAAACCCa TATTGAAGAAGTAATAATAACTCTTGAAGCAGAGAATCAAGCATTGAAAAATCGCTTGGAAGAAGTattaaattctcaaaatttagAAACTAGTGGCGCTGAAACGAAGCGAGATGATAAAACTTATACAAAATCAAATTTGCAAGAGAATGTTCTTACGGCCAAAGATACTAATGCTACTAATAGGCATAGCGACAAAAAACGAAGTGGAGTCAGAGATGAAAAAGATTTGACTGGGATAAACCCACGGTATAAAGTCCAGAATATTGTTCCGGATATGAAAAGAAAGTTGTCGTCAATGAACACAGCTTCTAATTTACCGGGAAGCTCCATTCTTGCTAAAAAACCACGGCCTGCATATGATCCAATG GCTCTAACCAGACCACGGGATGATACGTACATCTCTGACGGACTCGGTGGCTATAAAAAGTATGAAGAGTTTCCTACTAGCAATAGAACtggaatgaagaaaaaatctGTACGGTCAAACTCTGCTTCGGGGCGCAATTCGACATCACAGAAAGATttgcttaattttaaaatcgaCAATTTTGTTGATTTAACGTAG
- the LOC123267666 gene encoding activator of basal transcription 1-like, with protein sequence MEDIEDKNSDDSQSEFLNKEVDDNEENKNVKKKKKKSGIVYLSQIPKYMNCAILKNLLSVHGEIGRVYLQLAPKDEQAKSKTVKKDSKEKKNIRAPRIFTEGWVEFESKKAAKFVANNLNGQAIGTRKGRRFYDVLWNIKYLPRFKWIHLSERLAYEKAVHKQRLRTEISQAKRESTFFSYNLDRSKKLKLKEQKGEISNFVVPEIKQRETEMEIVEKKKKNKKQNNVENDRKTFLKSIF encoded by the exons atggaaGATATAGAAGATAAAAATTCAGATGACAGTcaaagtgaatttttaaataaagaagtGGATGATAATGAAGAGaacaaaaatgttaaaaagaagaaaaagaagtctggtattgtttatttatcacaaatacctaaatatatgaattgtgcgattttgaaaaatcttttgtCAGTACATGGAGAAATTGGTCGGGTTTATTTACAATTAGCACCTAAAgatg aGCAAGCAAAATCGAAGACTGTCAAAAAAGATtcaaaagagaaaaaaaatataagagcACCGCGAATATTCACCGAAGGCTGGGTAGAGTTTGAAAGCAAAAAAGCTGCTAAATTTGTGGCTAATAATCTTAATGGGCAGGCGATTGGTACAAGGAAGGGTAGGCGATTTTATGACGTTCTTtggaatattaaatatttacccag atttaaatGGATACACTTGAGCGAACGTTTAGCGTATGAAAAGGCTGTTCATAAACAACGTTTGCGTACTGAAATATCTCAAGCTAAACGTGAAAGCACTTTCTTCTCATACAATCTGGATCGCAGCAAGAAATTGAAGCTCAAAGAGCAGAAAGGTGAAATTAGTAACTTTGTGGTGCCTGAAATAAAACAACGTGAAACAGAAATGGAGATAGTagagaaaaagaagaagaataaaaagcaaaataatgtCGAAAATGATCGTAAAACAtttcttaaatcaattttctag
- the LOC123267669 gene encoding endothelin-converting enzyme 1-like, translating to MINQYQNYFTVNKIKLNATNYLAENIADNIGIKIAYLAYQDWVAQNGHEPNLPGLSYTPNQLFWISFANKFCQSKSILSNLDDRDSHAPNDKRVIGRLSNSIEFSKDFNCPVGSNMNPLNKCAFF from the exons ATGATCAATCAATATCAAAACTATTTTaccgtaaataaaattaag CTCAACGCTACAAATTACTTAGCTGAAAATATTGCCGATAATAttggaataaaaatagcttactTGGCCTACCAAGATTGGGTCGCTCAAAACGGTCATGAGCCAAATTTACCCGGACTGTCGTATACACCCAATCAATTATTCTGGATATCATTCGCTAATAAATTCTGTCAATCAAAATCGATATTATCGAATTTAGACGACAGGGACTCTCATGCTCCTAATGATAAACGAGTGATTGGACGGCTTTCAAACAGCATAGAGTTTTCAAAAGATTTCAACTGTCCCGTTGGATCGAACATGAATCCTTTAAACAAGTGTGcttttttctga
- the LOC123267651 gene encoding caspase-8-like, with protein MNELKTDALPSAIQCNYTEILDKDIVNAIENDLTINEKISIIFLCAAEKIDTDFWRKFMQKLMSYNEKVIFDKKEPIFIICDLIENVGNWKDKFIEALCIINNKRVLTQLGLIVDDLSREYCPLQARIVEKINVGNKILFKFFESLSEKESEKVLKKIYSDICLDKRLSDINLLEIHALYWLSIGFIKITPADGNLGNLLKYLKPLGYFDTPFYSDIEWYNLKHAGNKSHTYNTNSNVIKKFKSLLNLTKKPEEIDSDKILIKKGLCLIINEKNFENDFYEVRHGSQADVDNLKKTFQALGFIVKDYENLRAIKIAKVIYEHASAENKQYDCFAVCLLSHGYPDGILSIDGEEISFEDIEKCICQKEVKNTLKLVIVQACQGQTMGLNSPRNKLAVDGVVVNSARTKPSTSLFTDGYPSKAKLAKSIDYRKEFLLFKSTMKGYVAIRHKEQGSWFINDVCSVLNEFKTQLSIDEWSRQVKKKISLRHGDVEGHKAAGQLAETERDRRTKEYFFFNQFNSF; from the exons atgaaTGAGTTGAAAACCGACGCCTTGCCGTCTGCAATTCAATGTAATTATACTGAAATATTAGATAAAGATATAGTTAatgcaattgaaaatgactTGACAATcaacgaaaaaatttcaataatatttttgtgtGCCGCTGAAAAAATTGACACGGATTTTTGGAGAAAATTTatgcaaaaattaatgagctacaatgaaaaagttatttttgacaaaaaagagccaatttttattatttgtgatttaattgaaaatgttGGAAACTGGAAGGATAAATTCATTGAAGCGCTTtgtattataaacaataagaGGGTTCTAACTCAGCTAGGTTTAATTGTTGATGATTTGTCCAGAGAATATTGTCCGCTGCAGGCGAGAATTGTAGAGAAGATAAATGtcggtaataaaattttgttcaaatttTTCGAGTCTCTGAGTGAAAAAGAATCAGAGAAAGTTTTGAAGAAGATTTATTCAGATATTTGTCTGGATAAAAGATTGagtgatattaatttattggaaaTACATGCTTTATATTGGCTGTCAAttggatttattaaaattacaccAG CTGATGGCAACCTGGGTAATCTTCTTAAATATCTAAAACCACTTGGATACTTTGACACACCATTTTACAGTGACATCGAATGGTATAATCTAAAACATGCTGGTAATAAATCCCACACCTATAATACAAATAGcaatgtcataaaaaaattcaagtctttgttgaatttaacaaaaaagcCTGAAGAAATAGATTCTGATAaaattctgataaaaaaaggtttatgtttgattataaatgaaaaaaattttgaaaacgaCTTT TATGAAGTCCGTCACGGCAGCCAAGCGGATGTGGATAATTTGAAGAAAACCTTCCAAGCTTTAGGTTTTATTGTGAAAGACTATGAAAATCTTCGCGCCATTAAAATTGCCAAGGTAATTTATGAACATGCTAGCGCAGAAAACAAACAATATGATTGTTTCGCCGTTTGTTTGCTGAGCCACGGATACCCAG ATGGTATTTTGTCAATCGACGGCGAAGAAATATCATTTGAAGAtattgaaaaatgtatttGTCAAAAAGAAGTCAAAAATACATTGAAATTGGTGATTGTTCAAGCCTGTCAAGGTCAAACAATGGGACTGAACTCTCCGAGGAACAAACTCGCTGTAGATGGAGTTGTAGTTAATAGTGCGAGGACTAAGCCATCTACAAGCTTATTTACCGATGGTTACCCTTCAAAAGCAAAACTTGCTAAAAGTATTGATTATAGAAAAGAATTCCTTTTGTTTAAATCGACTATGAAAGGCTATGTCGCGATCAGACACAAAGAACAAg gatcatGGTTTATCAATGATGTTTGCAGTGTTTTAAATGAGTTTAAAACACAGTTATCAATCGACGAATGGAGTCGACAggtcaagaaaaaaattagcttgAGGCATGGAGACGTCGAAGGACACAAAGCTGCTGGTCAGCTTGCTGAGACTGAACGCGATCGGCGTACTAAAGAATACTTTTTCTTTAATCAAttcaattcattttaa
- the LOC123267649 gene encoding nicalin-1 codes for MWLEQCDSFAELCRSYLPYYLLIVLPIFIVVSPVNPVAASHELPVYRMHQYDLHGIPHGCRSASVLLEARGLSNWRTSRHCVIARLNDLTPDLFYTIKNKAGALVIMLPKDMTNLTIDQQQAIQLLETTMLTSGEVAIPVYFSPWNDNLKSIITDLEVGFSTNNNGVKTSSEIQSLIDIVSASGYQVIVSAGQPIPRNDVKIATIHGRLSGTGAEDKLPTIALVAYYDSSSVVTELSTGAESNASGVSMLLELARVFSALYSIGKSRPKFNVVFVLSGGGKLNYYGSKKWLEDQFDGLEGSVIQDASYVLCLDALSLSDNIYLHVSKPPKENSFGYLFYNELKTVIESYNSKTEDNVSLEGIHKKINLADESLAWEHERYSIRRLPAVTISSLRNHDNPLRASILDINNNKKLDRLHRNTKLVGEALARRIYNLNSTEILSTPVAVSKHSLNVLFDYLTSQSRSVPILSDSKNSNNPLVNSLHEYMQRYLSDVKIHYYSADKRDPEFVFYDNTKTVMNVYSVKPAIFDLFLTIAIAVYLAIIYLAVYKFSNFYSFVERFASYKNKVH; via the exons ATGTGGTTAGAACAGTGCGATAGTTTTGCCGAACTCTGTCGCAGCTACTTgccttattatttattaattgtattacctatttttattgttgtatCTCCGGTAAATCCGGTGGCTGCTTCACATGAATTACCTGTTTATCGCATGCATCAGTATGATTTACACGGAATTCCTCAtg gtTGCAGAAGTGCATCAGTACTGTTGGAAGCACGTGGATTAAGTAATTGGCGCACATCCCGGCACTGCGTTATTGCACGTCTTAATGATTTAACAcctgatttattttatacaattaaaaataaagctgGAGCATTAGTTATTATGCTTCCTAAAGACATGACTAATTTAACCATTGATCAACAGCag GCAATACAATTACTAGAAACAACTATGCTAACAAGTGGAGAAGTAGCAATCCCAGTATATTTCTCACCATGGAACGACAatctaaaatcaataataactGATTTAGAGGTCGGATTTTCTACTAATAACAACGGAGTAAAAACTAGTTCCGAGATTCAGTCGTTGATTGATATTGTCTCAGCTAGTGGTTATCAGGTTATTGTTAGTGCGGGTCAACCAATTCCTCGTAATGACGTCAAGATAGCGACAATTCATGGTAGATTATCTGGTACTGGTGCTGAGGACAAACTGCCGACAATTGCATTGGTTGCTTATTACGATAGTTCAAGTGTCGTTACG GAACTGTCTACGGGTGCAGAGAGTAATGCGTCAGGTGTGTCAATGTTGTTAGAACTAGCGAGGGTGTTTTCAGCTTTGTATTCAATTGGTAAATCACGACCGAAATTTAATGTTGTGTTTGTACTGAGTGGCGGAggtaaattgaattattatggAAGTAAAAAATGGCTCGAAGATCAATTTGATGGTTTGGAAGGCTCTGTTATTcag GACGCATCATACGTTCTCTGTTTGGACGCCTTGTCTCTATCAGACAACATCTACCTGCACGTGTCAAAGCCTCCAAAAGAAAACTCCTTCGGTTACTTATTCTACAACGAACTGAAGACCGTAATCGAGAGCTACAACTCCAAGACTGAAGACAACGTGAGTCTAGAAggtattcataaaaaaattaacctgGCCGACGAGTCTTTGGCTTGGGAGCACGAGCGCTACAGTATAAGACGCTTGCCAGCGGTGACAATATCTTCTCTCAGAAATCACGATAATCCTTTGAGAGCGTCGATACTCGACataaacaacaataaaaaactaGATAGGCTGCACAGAAATACTAAATTAGTCGGCGAAGCACTAGCGCGTCGGATCTACAACTTAAATTCCACGGAAATATTGTCGACGCCTGTCGCAGTGTCCAAACATTCATTAAATGTTTTGTTTGATTACTTGACGTCTCAGTCGCGGTCGGTGCCAATTTTATCAGACAGCAAAAACTCAAACAATCCGCTGGTTAATTCGTTGCATGAATACATGCAGAGGTACTTGAGTGACGTTAAAATTCATTACTACTCTGCGGACAAAAGAGATCCTGAGTTTGTGTTTTATGACAACACTAAAACAGTAATGAATGTTTACAGTGTTAAGCCAGCGATATTCGatttatttttgacaattGCTATTGCGGTTTATTTAgcgattatttatttagctgtatataaattttctaacttTTATAGCTTCGTTGAGCGTTTTGCtagctataaaaataaagtccattaa
- the LOC123267655 gene encoding E3 ubiquitin-protein ligase TRAIP-like isoform X1, with amino-acid sequence MHVSCPICVSRIESGDDIVSTNCGHVFHYPCLTQWLERSKSCPQCREKTSSSRIHRLYFNVPNSESIRDDPVLLQERVDNMQFQVMLKDKEISNLKDESHKYKIQAAGLRKEVLKLESDVEQKKNTIGALKEQAKHFKAASDEARKFKEQAELYKTKLNDIKDVQMVLLSTDQEVNDIVTSTDERKLSIYVTALKKELTKCTENRRYHREQIRKLRDDLMKANGEIDCLREQSKKTQSIEEVIITLEAENQALKNRLEEVLNSQNLETSGAETKRDDKTYTKSNLQENVLTAKDTNATNRHSDKKRSGVRDEKDLTGINPRYKVQNIVPDMKRKLSSMNTASNLPGSSILAKKPRPAYDPMALTRPRDDTYISDGLGGYKKYEEFPTSNRTGMKKKSVRSNSASGRNSTSQKDLLNFKIDNFVDLT; translated from the exons atgcacGTGTCATGCCCTATTTGTGTTTCGCGCATAGAATCCGGTGATGATATTGTTTCGACAAACTGCGGTCATGTTTTTCATTATCCTTGTTTGACACAATGGCTGGAGag atCAAAATCCTGTCCGCAGTGTCGTGAAAAAACAAGCAGCTCAAGAATACACCGCCTGTACTTTAATGTCCCTAACAGCGAATCAATCCGCGATGATCCTGTGCTCCTTCAAGAACGCGTTGACAACATGCAGTTCCAGGTAATGCTTAAAGACAAGGAAATATCTAATCTGAAGGATGAGtcccataaatacaaaatacaaGCAGCTGGTCTGAGGAAAGAAGTCTTAAAGCTAGAAAGTGATGTtgagcagaaaaaaaataccattGGAGCCTTGAAGGAGCAGGCGAAGCACTTCAAAGCTGCCAGTGATGAAGCGAGAAAGTTTAAAGAGCAAGCTGAGTTGTATAAGACTAAACTGAACGATATCAAAGA TGTACAAATGGTCTTATTGTCGACGGATCAGGAAGTCAATGATATTGTTACTTCCACAGATGAACGTAAACTTTCTATTTACGTCACTGCTTTAAAAAA aGAGTTGACCAAGTGTACGGAAAATCGTCGCTACCACAGGGAACAAATCAGAAAATTACGGGATGATTTAATGAAAGCTAATGGTGAAATAGATTGTTTACGTGAGCAGTCAAAAAAAACCCa AAGTATTGAAGAAGTAATAATAACTCTTGAAGCAGAGAATCAAGCATTGAAAAATCGCTTGGAAGAAGTattaaattctcaaaatttagAAACTAGTGGCGCTGAAACGAAGCGAGATGATAAAACTTATACAAAATCAAATTTGCAAGAGAATGTTCTTACGGCCAAAGATACTAATGCTACTAATAGGCATAGCGACAAAAAACGAAGTGGAGTCAGAGATGAAAAAGATTTGACTGGGATAAACCCACGGTATAAAGTCCAGAATATTGTTCCGGATATGAAAAGAAAGTTGTCGTCAATGAACACAGCTTCTAATTTACCGGGAAGCTCCATTCTTGCTAAAAAACCACGGCCTGCATATGATCCAATG GCTCTAACCAGACCACGGGATGATACGTACATCTCTGACGGACTCGGTGGCTATAAAAAGTATGAAGAGTTTCCTACTAGCAATAGAACtggaatgaagaaaaaatctGTACGGTCAAACTCTGCTTCGGGGCGCAATTCGACATCACAGAAAGATttgcttaattttaaaatcgaCAATTTTGTTGATTTAACGTAG